In the genome of Arachis stenosperma cultivar V10309 chromosome 2, arast.V10309.gnm1.PFL2, whole genome shotgun sequence, the window CAAAGTTCGCAAACTACATATAGGCGACGACTTAGATGAGCACACCGAGGCCATGTATCTTGATGGGGACAGTTTATCAGTTACGGGATGTGAATCTGTGAGGGAGTCTGCATTAAAGGCAATGAAGAGCATGAACCATCTAAGTTGCCTGCAAGAAATAGACATCTCAGGGTGTTCCTCTCATGTATCCTTTCCGGGCAATTGTTTTCCCAAATCTTTGCAAAAGCTGAAACTCTGCAAGTGTAGTAAACTAGAATTCCCGGAGCAACAGCAGCACAAGTATGATTTGGTAGAgctaaaaatagaagagagttGTGATTCACTGACCTCCTTGTCGTTGGATGTCTTTCCCAATCTCAAGAATTTGAAGATAATAAAGTGTAGGAATCTGGAATCAGTGTCAATGACAGAGGCACCACACGCTGCTCTTCAACGTCTCATAATCCATGGGTGCGACAAATTAGTGTCATTAGCAGGAGAAGGACTGGCTGCACCTAACTTGACTCATCTTCAAGTCACATGGTGCTCAAAGTTGGAGGCATTATCACGTGACATGAATAGTCTACTCCCAAGTCTACAGTCTCTCCATATATATGGTTGCTCAGACATGTGGAGGTTAGCAGAGGGTGATTTGCCGCCTAACTTGAAAGAGCTTCATGTGGGAATTAGCGAGCAACAAATGAGGGATCTATCATGGATGCCCAACTTCCACGCCCTCACTCATCTCACAATTTCAGGTTATTACTGCGACAACCTAAAGTCATACCCAGAGGTGGGTTCGCTGCCTCACCTTCCCTCCCTTACCACTCTTCAGATAATAAGGTTCAAGAATCTGGAGACATTGGAGTGCAACGAGCTTCTCCGCCTCACCTCCCTTCAACAATTATACATTTATAACTGTTCAAAGCTGGAGAATATGGAAGGAGAAAAGCTGCCTCCCTCTCTCTTGCTACTTGAACTTAGAAGGTGTGGTTTGCTGGGAGAACACTGCAAGAACAAGCATCAACTAATCTGGCCCAAAATTTCCCACATCCCTGACATTAAAGTCTTCTAAACAGAGATTTCTGAGCAGGTAATTCTCTACTCTTCATGGTTAATACATTCTACCACAATTAAATTCACACATACACAAGTGCTACTTATTAACACTCATATTTTTCAGTAAAATTGCATTTACAGAGGAATATAAGAATTATTTACcatgaaatcaaaattgaaagaCAATCAATATCTTCTTTCGTGTATCCAGCACTTGAGAATTTCTTTAGATATATTAAACAATTGGATGAATCAAATTTACTATTTTTACCATCTGCAGGTAGCTTCTACCGAGGTACAAGTGCCCAGATGGCTAAGATTTCAGCACATAATCTTTATATAAAACAAACCATACTTACATTACCTTCATTCAATCAAAAGAACTGATTTCTGTTTTAGCTTCAGGTTGGTATAGTTACTCTATTCCTCTCTGCAATGTACTTCAGGTTGCAGAATATGGCAGGAGAAAAGCTTCCTTTTTCTGTTACTATTTCAAATTCAACACTGTCCTTTGCCCGGCAAATGCTACAAGAAGAAGAGTTGCAGCTAAATTCTTTCTGAAGGTAACATAAACTTGATGGATCTAGAGGCATTGATCTTTGAAGATGCTCTATCTCATATCGTTTCGTATGAATACCAACTCAAATAGATTTTCCAGGGGCATCGAGAAATAGATAACTGCTATGGTCGAGGATCTACTTTCTTTCTGGGTTCAACCATTAAAATGTGCATTAGGCAGCTTCTGTGGCAACTGCAACTTGGTGAGCATGTAAGTCCTTCTGTAAAATTTTGCATTGTggtattattattttgtgtCAATCTTTTCTCAAGCTAAAGTTGTCCCTTTCGGTTCTGTTTTTGAAGCTAAAAAGGAACAATACATCATTGTGTATTTATCAAGCAGGCTATGATCAATTTCCTTTGTGTGAGGCCCAAGCAGACACTTTTTGGAGAGTCCCTCTACATCACAATTAGTGTATTAACCTGAACAAATGAATGATCGGATGGTTAAATTCTTTTCTGGTTTACCTGGAGTGCTTGTAAGTTTTGAGACTTGTTTGTagctttgatttggaaaatagTGAAAAATTTTACCTTCCCGTGGGTTTTTTAATCTCACATTGAGAGGTTTTTTCCCACCTTAAAAGCTGGTGTTCTGTTGTTCTGTCTtatcttcaattattttttggtATTAACTATTGCCATAGTGTGCTTATATTAAATTTGGGTGCTTCCAAATTATGCCTTTGACAGGTTTAGTTTATTCCCAGTTTCCCACCATAAATGATCATTTTACAATGTCAAATATCTTTCCTATAAATTATATTGAGGTGCATTCTATATAAAGAAATGCTAGGGGACcatcaaaatttattgtttttggcCATCACTTAACTATCGACTCAATTTCTTTAGTCCAGTTCCTCTAGTCTAGTAATCTAATAACATACTTTATCTCATACTTTTAAACATTGATGGCTAACTGATGGCCAAAAAGAATAAATTCTTATGACCTTCTAGCATTCCTCTTCTATATAACTAGTAGCTTAACGTTTCCAAATTCCAAATGTGCACACAAGTAGGGGAAATAAAGCCTTGGAGTCTACCTTGGTTGAATATACCATGTACCTTTCATTTTGTctgctttctctctctctccagtTGTTTGTATATGGAGATATCAAAGTGTCTACCATGCTTGTGGATTTAAACTTCACGTTTAGTCTGATTGATAGTTTACAGCCGAGAAATTCCACGAAGAGGATAGATAGTACTTATGctaaattttgattatttaaGTTTTACAAACTTGtcatcatattattattattcagaTATGTCCAAAGATTCAAGCCTAAAAGGCATTTAAAAATAAAGGCATAGCTCTTACTAGCTTTTGGTAACATGTACTCTCTTACCGGTTATTTACAAATAGTTGTTTATTTTGTTCCTTTGATTAGGATAATAATGAAGCTTTTTATCTTCTCCTGAGTTTCTTTGGACTCTCACACCGAGATATTTTTTCCCACATTAAATTTTGGTGTTGTATTTTTGTGCCTTCTCTTTAATTTTGTGCTGCTATTAACTACTGCCATAGTGTGCCCATGTAATGCCTTAGAGTGAAAAAAATGATTGTACAATGTTAACGTAAATTAAGTATCTTGTCTCTGGAGTCTGGACCataaatatataacattatTTTCGCTCATAGTTCTTCAATTCAGAGTTGTGATCGCAATCTGAGCTCCCTGGTGGAACTACCAGAAAGTTTGTAAACATCAGCTGCTTTTCTGGTGAAATTTTGCTCGTGTTTCGTTGGTTTCATTTTGTTGATGTGTTTGTATCCTTGTACAAAGAGTTGTGCATGTATACTTATTAGTGCTTGTAAGTTTGAGACTTGTTTGTAGCTTTGATTTGGATAATAGTGAAGCTTTTTACTTTCCTgtggagtttttttttttggcttcTCTTCAATATTTGGCTGCTATTAACTATGCCATACTGTGTCTATATTTTGTTTGGGTGCTACTGCATTATGCCTTTGTCAGGTCCATACTATTGCCTATGAAACGTATAATATATAGGATTCTCACAAGATTAGaagattataaaaattatattaaggTGGATGCTGTATAACTAGTAGCTTAATGTTTccaaaattatgaaaaaaaaaatgaaaaaaaactTAATGTTTCCAGATGTGCAGCAAGCAGGAAAAATCTTTAAAATGTGGTACCAAAATGTTCCTAGTTTTATATAGTGTCCATTGCTGACACGGGAGACAACACGACTTGCAAGAAAGAATGAAAAGTTAGAACCATGGCAGTTAAGCACTCCACTGCTATGAATTTTCTAGGTTACTACCGATACTGTGTCTTGTTACTAAAGAATCAGTGACACCTTtagaagaagaataatagtTAGTTACTTAACAATGTAGCATGCATATACCACTTTAATTTCTGCGGAAAGTACTCTTGGTTTTAAAACTCCATATAATTTCAAGATATAATGTATTTCTCTAAATTTTGTTCGCACAAATCTTAAAAACTTAACTTGCAATTCTATAGCTGTaggtctttttttttaatttctgaatCGAACCAGTAATAACTGTAAGGGAATGGCTCAAATCTATTAAAACAGCACTttagaaaacagaaaatagctcatgatcCTATAGCCATTACATATTCTCTTCAAAATTTTACATTATGGAGGACTATATAgctttaaaattttacattctTATTAaacaatttattattataatattaaatccATTATACGCTAGATAACTAGTTGTAAACTTGTAATAGTTCAAATACATAACTGTTAATATAATACTGAGTAAGTGATTTGTTATATAGCATAACTACTTCGATTTGATGTATCTGAGAGAGACTAGTATGGTAGTACTATTGAACCTGGCTCCATAACATAGCAGGGTGGTTGGAAGTTGAAACTTTCCATAAGATGCATTTATGCTGCATGCATTAAATAAAGTAGAATCAAGGACTAAACTTAGCGTGAGCCAGCTGGGATGCCTTGAAGTCAATGCCCTCTAGGCTGAAGCTGAATTATTGGAAGGAGCAGATCCTCATCACATCAAAGCCTGCAAGCATTGCAATTTTTCACTCTTCTCCTTCATATCTAAATTTCTGATCACTTGTTGAGATCATATCATGACTGCTGCACTTGATGGAGCTTTACTTTCTGGCTTCATTAATGTTCTCTTTGAAAGGTTCCTTACAGTGGATGCTGTAAACTTGGtcttgggcaagaagcttggccCTGACTTGGTTAAAAGGCTGAAGACTGCTCTGTTGGGTGCTGAAGCTCTTGTTGCCGATGCTGAGCTGAAGCAGTTTGGTAATCCATCTGTGAGGAAGTGGCTTGATAGTCTCAGGGATGTTGTTTACTGTGCTGAGGACATGCTGGACGCTGACGTCACTAAAGCTGCCACTCAAAAGCAGGTACATTCTTTCCTCAACCCGGTTAACTTCATCATCAACCGAGATAGGGAGATGGTAGATAAGATGCAACTGGTGGTTAGAACAATAGAGGATCTTGTAAACCAAAAAGATCCCCTTGGTCTTGAAAAGATTCCTGCTGGTAGCTCATCATGGAGGACTCCGTCCACTTCTCTTGTGAGAGGGAACGTGTATGGAAGGGAGGATGACAAGAAGGCCTTAATCAAGATGCTGAATGACAACAATGAGCATCACTTGTCTGTGATCGCTATTGTTGGCATAGGTGGGGTTGGTAAAACAACTTTGGCCCAATGGCTATACaacaatgaggaggagttcatgAAGGGATTTGATCTTAAAGCATGGGTTTGTGTTTCAGAAAATTTTGATATCATTGAGACTACAAGGAATGTCATAAAGCAGATACATGGAGGTACTTGCTGTCTCGATGATTTCAATTCACTTCAAAATGCTCTGAAAGAAGAATTGTCCAATAAGAAGTTCTTTATTGTTCTGGATGATGTTTGGAGTGATGATGGTGACAAATGGAGTAATTTTATGACTCCTTTCCAATATGGGAAGAAAGAAAGTATTATTCTCCTGACTACTCGTGGGAAAAATGTTGCTTTAGCAGTTCAAAACTGTCGCCCTTATTTTCTCAAAGGGTTGTCAGAAGACTATTGTTGGTCAGTGTTTGCTGACAATGCATCTTTTCCAGAATCAAATGGGAAAACAGCACTTGAGGAAACAGGCAGAAAGATTGTCAAGAAGTGTGATGGCTTGCCATTAGCTGCGGAAACACTTGGTCGCTTGCTATGTACTAAGCATGATGTCGAGGAATGGAACAAGATACTAATGAGTCATATTTGGG includes:
- the LOC130962372 gene encoding putative disease resistance protein At3g14460, with amino-acid sequence MLDNLQPQNGLKELKINGYKGTIFPDWLGNCSYQNMTSVSLKSCKNCCMLPSLGQLPSLKSLSIEGLDQLRSIDEEFYKNEGDHHSSHIAPFPSLETLVFHNMACWEVWHVSESETFPQLRELEIRNCPMLKEEMLNQVFFRIVSSLSDVSKVRKLHIGDDLDEHTEAMYLDGDSLSVTGCESVRESALKAMKSMNHLSCLQEIDISGCSSHVSFPGNCFPKSLQKLKLCKCSKLEFPEQQQHKYDLVELKIEESCDSLTSLSLDVFPNLKNLKIIKCRNLESVSMTEAPHAALQRLIIHGCDKLVSLAGEGLAAPNLTHLQVTWCSKLEALSRDMNSLLPSLQSLHIYGCSDMWRLAEGDLPPNLKELHVGISEQQMRDLSWMPNFHALTHLTISGYYCDNLKSYPEVGSLPHLPSLTTLQIIRFKNLETLECNELLRLTSLQQLYIYNCSKLENMEGEKLPPSLLLLELRRCEISEQVASTEVAEYGRRKASFFCYYFKFNTVLCPANATRRRVAAKFFLKGHREIDNCYGRGSTFFLGSTIKMCIRQLLWQLQLGEHV